GACGAGGATACCTGCCACGACGGCATACGCCTGGCGTTCAATCAGATGGAAGTCCAGGCGTTCATGCGCCAGTCATTGCGGGACATGCCCGACGCCCAACGGGGCGCCGGGCTGCTGAGACTGCTGCGGCGCCTTTTCCGCTTGCAGGCCCTGGATGACGTCGCCCGCGAGCGGACCATGGGCCGGGACGAGGCCGAAGTCCGCCTGGCTTACCGGCTGCGCTGGGCCGCCGAGCTGGACCTACCGGTCGCCCCCCAGCACATGCTCTACCAGGCCCACGCCAACTTGCGCGCAGGCGAACTGGAAGATGCCCTGGCCCACGTACGCAGCGCCGAGCAAGGCGATGCTTTCCTGAACTACGCCGCCAGCCAGGACTTCTGGACGGGCTGGCTGAGGGAACAGCATGCCGAGCGCTTTACGGGCCTGGAGCAGAATTATCGACAGAGTCTGGAGATCCTCAGCGACACCTTCGACAGCCTGGCGGACCCGGCTTTCGCCGCCGCCGCCGAGGAACTCAAGCGTGGCTACGAGCGCGACCAGCAGGCGCTGATCAAGGAGCTGACCAACCGCCAGGCGTCATCGGCTGCACCGGCAGGCGACATCCCGAACTCGACGACAGGTTGACGCCAGGGCTCGTCGATTCAACACCAAGCGACAGAGCGATGGCGAATAGATAGTTAGTGCCTGGGGGGTAGGACTCTATCGGTAACCTCGGCCGTTCTTAACCGAACCCGAGGTTTTCCATATGGATATGAACATGCCCGCCGCACTGCCGACGGCGGCGTTGCACAGGCAACTGATCGAGAAATACGCGCCACACTGGCTCAGAACCGCTCCTCCCGCCCTGCATGCGAAGCTGCGCCAGGCCGCCGACCCAGCCATGCTGACATCCTGGCTGGAAGCGGCCCGCCAGCGGCAACCCGAGGTGACCCGGCAGCTCGAACGGCAGGTCGCCGAGCACCAGGCCCATCAGGCCCGCATCGCCCCGCACCTGGAGCGCCTGGGTACGCTCCAGGCCTTTGCCGAGCCACGCCTGGTGGATGGCATCAAGGCGCGTTTCGGCCTGCAGTTGAACGTGCAGGCCACCTATCTGCTGCATGCCAACCATGCGCAGACCGATACTTCGTTCCTCGGCGTCAACAAGGACCCGATCATGGAGGCCAATCGCGCCTTGCGCGACGCGACCCGCCCTCTGCTGGACGCAGCACTGCAGAACTTCACCCTCGACGAAACCGTGCCAGGCGCCATGGACAACGGCCCCTCACTCAAGGCCGAGGTATTCGACAGCTACCAGATCCTGGGCCCGCTGATACGCGGCACGGCCCTGCCGATCGCGGCCCATGAGTTCGCCGCCCTCGCCCGTGAGCTGGACCTGGGCGGCCAGTATCAGGCGCACATCGACGCTATTTTCAGTGCGGACGCCGCAGAACAGTTCCAGGCCTTCGACCGCTCGGCGATGCTCGTGGAACTGCACATCGCCCGCTTGCAGGAACGGCTCGATGCCGACACCTATCAGAGCCTGGTCGCCTGGGTGGCAGGGCAACAGGGGACGACCTCGAAGGGCCTGCCACGGGTGTGCAGCGTGCTGCGCCTGTGGGACGTGGAGCTGCCCGGCATCCTGGTGTTCAGCAGGGATCGCGACCACTCCGACACCGTCGAGCCGATCGTGGTCTACATTCCGGACGACCCTGTCGCCCCGCTGCAAGCCTACCCGTCCAGCCTGGCGTTTCACCATGCATTGCGCGAACGCCTGTTCAGCAAGGGCTACCTGGATTTCTTCAGCCGCTTCTTTCCCGCCAGGCATCGCAGCCGCTTGATAGACCGGCTGTACAGCCGCCTCTACCCGACGGTCATTCGCGGTGAAGGCGCCGGCCATCAATGGCTCGACACCTTCGCTGATCGTCAGGCACGCCTGCACCTGGGTGAAAGCCGCCTGACCGGCCCGCTGTTCGAAGCCCTGTACCGACGCAAGCTGGCCGCCATCAAGGACAACGCGCGCTTCCACGGCGTACCCACTGCAGAGCAGGATCAGCGCAGTCGCGATGAACGCCTGGCCTGGTGGCGCGATCTGGCCCTCAATACCCTCAACGTCGCGGCCTTCGCCGTGCCGCTGCTGGGCGAGCTGATGCTCACGGTGACGGCGGCGCAACTGGGCTATGAAGTGTTCGAAGGCATCGAGAGCTGGTCGCGGGGCGAGCAGGGCCAGGCCCTGAGTTACCTGGTCGACGTGCTGGAGAATATGGCGCTGATCGGCGCCATGGGCCACGCCGGGGCCTCGGCCACCGGGCTGCCTGCGGTCGAGGTGCCCGAGTTCATCGAAAACCTGCGGCCGGTGCAACTGCCCGATGGCCGCACAAGGCTGTGGAAGCCCGACCTGGCGCCATTTGCCCACGATCTTGTCCTGCCTGCCGGACTGGAGCCCGACGCCAACGGCCTGATTCCTTACCAAGGCAAGCGCTGGCTGATCCTTGACGGCCAGCCTTACGCGGTCAAACCGTCCGCCGACGGGCAGCCCCACGTACTGGAGCACCCGCGCAAGCCTGGCGGCTATGAACCGAGCCTGCGCCACAACGGCGAGCGCGCCTGGCTGCATGAGCTCGATCAGCCGGAGCAGATGCAGGGCCTGACCCTGCTGCGTCGCCTGGGTTACGCGGCCAGCGAATACCCCGAGGTCATGGCGCGGCAGATCCTCCGCTGCTGCGATCTGCCCGAGTCCGTTCTGCGCCAGGCCCTGGTGTCGCTGCACCGGCCACCGGCGCTGCTGGCCGACACCGCCCTGCGCTTTCGCCTCGCGGGTGAAGCTGGCGGCCAGCACGAGGTCTTTCAGCAGCGCTACCAGCAGTTGCAGCACAGCAGCGAGCCGCTCTACCAGGCACTGCAGGAGCACCTGCCCATCCCGCTGCCCAAGGCCGTCGGCGAGGAGATCCTGGCCTGGGCCAGCGAGCCGGAGCGTGCCAGCCTGGGCCGTGGCCAGGGGCTGTCGCCGCGCCTGAGCGAAGAAGCTCGGCTGTATGCGCAGCAGGTACGCCTGACCCGGGCCTATGAGGGGCTGTATCTGCAACTGCTCAGCAGCGCCGACAGCGACCGGCTGGTACTGCACAGCCTGAGCGGCTTGCCCGGCTGGTCGGCGGACGTGCGCCTGGAGGTGCGCAGGGGCCACTTCCGCGGCCCACTGCTCGACAGCATCGGTGCCGAGGACGCGCCAATCCGCAAGGTTCTGGTCAGCAGCCAAGGTGGCTATGAGCCCTATGATGCCGAAGGTCTGCACCTCGACGGCCGCGACAACCTGTTCGCTGCGGTGATGCACGCCCTGCCCGATGCTCAGCGCCAGGCCCTGGGCCTGCCACATGTCGGCCAGGGCGCCGACCTGCAGGCGCTGGTCCGCCAACACCCGCTGACGCGTCGCCAGGCCCGCCTCGCCCTGGGCCTGCAAGCGGTCAGGCCAGGTTTTCGCTCGCCGATGCGCCTGGCCGACGGGCGCATCGGCTACCCCCTGAGCGGCCGCGGCGCCGGCGACTGGGGCTTTACCCGGGAAAGCCTGCTGGACAAGCTGCGCCTGTTGGAATTCGAAGACCTGTACCCCGAGCAGCTCTACGAGCAGCTCAGTGCACAGGGCCTGAGCCACGCGCAGATGGATACGCGCCTCAATCAACTGCTGGATGAACAGATCACCCTGCGTGCCCGCCTGAACGCCTGGGCCGAACGCAGTGCCGCGATTCCCGGCCTGGCCGAGGACGCGCCACGCCTGGAGAGCCGCACTCGCATCGCCGAGGCGATCTGGCGACACTGGCGCCTGCACAGCTTGCCCGAGCTGGCGCGGGGCGCTGCGCCGCTGGAGCTGACCCATTTTGCCCTGGAGGATTATCCGGCTGATCTGCCTGCATTCTTCAACGAACGCGTTACCCGGCTGGTCATCGACAATGCCACGCCCTATGCCGGTTCCCCGCCGGGTCTTGGCCACGCCACCGACAGCGATGTACTGGCGGACTTTCTCAGCCGGTTTCCACGCAGCGAAGCCCTGACGATTCACCAGCCTGCGTCGGCGAACCCGCTGTTCTCACGCTTTCCCGACCTGGCAGGACTGGTCGCACGCCAGTTGCCGAACCTCACCGAGCTGCGTCTGAGCAACCAGGGCCTGCTGCTCGACCAGGCCTGCATGGACAGCCTGCTGAGCCTGCCGCGTCTGCGTAATCTGGACCTTTCCGGTAACCGCTTCAGCCCCTTGCAGCCACTGGACCTGAGCCGCCTGCAACTTGAGCGGCTGGTCCTCGAGCGCACCGCGCTGGACCGCTGGCCGGCCTGGCTGTCGAACCTGCTGCCCGATCAGGTCGGCGAACTGTCCCTGGCCCACAATCGGCTCAGCAGCCTGCCGGAGGCGATCCTCAACAATCCTCCGAGCCTGTCGCGTCACAGCCGCATCGACCTGCGCGGCAACCCGTTGTCCGAAGCCAGCCTGATGCATGCCAGCCTGGGCGAACAGCGGGCACAGGCCTCGTTCAGCTTCCTGCTGGACATACCGCCCGGTGTCCAGGCACAGCTCGACAGCCTGCTGGCCGAACGCAAGCTGCTGGTCGAAGCCATCGAAGGCTGGGTAGGCGCCTCGACCTCCAGCGCGCCGTTGACCGCACAGCGCATCGCCGATCGGCAGACCATAGGCGAGGCCCTGCTGCAACACTGGCATGCGGCGGTTCTGGGCAACGATCTCGAACCCCTGGAGCTGACCGCCATCGACCTGGGCGAGTTTCCGCGCCGGGTGCCGACCTTCATGGCCCGACGCATACGCGGCCTGCGGCTGCAGCAAGTCACGACCACCAGCGCTCAACTGGACGAGGTGCTCAGGCGCCTGCCACGCCTGTCCTTGTTGCAGGTCGAAGGCCGCCTCACCGGCCTGCGCGAGCTGCCCGGCGCACTGGCGCAGCTGCCGGAACTCAATACCCTGAGCCTGATCAACCAGGAGCTGACCCTGGACCAGCCCGCCGTAGAGTTCCTTGCCCGCCTCCCGGCACTGGAGATGCTCGAACTGGACGGCAATCGCCTGGGGCAGATCGATGACGTCTCTGCCTTGCACGGCTCGGCGCTGCGCTGGCTGTCGCTGCGCAACACCGGACTGCGCGATTGGCCACGCTGGCTGGAAGATCTGCTGCCCAATCAGCTGGAGGCCTTGATCCTGGACAACAACCAGTTGACCAGCATCCCCGAAAGCCTGCTGGCCAACCCGCGCAGCGAACACCATCACTGCGACATCAACCTGTTGCGAAATCCACTGCCCCATGAGGTCATGCTGCGTGCCCACGTTTCGGAAGCCTATAACCGCGCCTACTCCTTCCTGATGGACCTGCCGGAAGACATCCGCCGGATTTCCTGGCGCGAACCCCATGACTCCGATACCGAAGGCTCGGATTCGGACTCCGACGCCTCCGGGCATCGTCATGGGGGGGCGGCGCCTGACCAGGACTCACTGGGCTTCACTCCCTGGCAGGGCGAGGACAGCGCCCTGGCCAGCCGGCGTCAGAGCGTGTGGGCCAGTCTGCAGGCCCAACCTGACGGCGGTAGCCTGCTGGAACTGGTCGACCAGTTGCGACATACCGCCGACTACCGCAAACCCGGCAGCCGCACGGCCTTGATCGACCGCGTCTGGCGGGTTCTGGAGGCCGCCGAGCAGGACCCTACGTTGCGCGGCGTGCTCAATGCGACGGCGCAGGAGCCTCTCACCCTGCTGACCAACGACGACACCTGTCCGGATGGCCTGATCCTGGAGTTCAACCAGATGGAAGTGATGGTCTTCACCCGCCAAGCCCTGCGCGATGCCCATGGCGAAGGTCGCGGTCCGCGACTGCTGGAGCTGGTGCGGCGGCTCTACCGCCTGCAGGCGCTGGACGGAGTCGCCCGGCGCCAGGCCGCCGGCCGGGATGAAGCCGAAGTACGTCTGGCCTATCGACTGCACTGGGCCAAGGCGCTGGACCTGCCGGTGCCGCCGGGCAACATGCTCTACCAGGCTCACGCTGAAATTCGTCCCGGTGAGCTGGAAGCCGCATTGGCCGAAGTGCGTACGGGGGAACAGGGGGATGCTTTCCTCGATTACGCCGCTGACCAGGACTTCTGGACCGGCTGGTTGCGCGAGCGCTATGCCGAGCGCTTCCAGCGCCTGGAGCAGGACTATCGGGACAGCCTGACGGCATTGACCGAGCGCTTCGAGAGCCTCAACGACCCGGCCTTCGAGAGCGCCGCCCGGCAACTGCAACGCCAGTACGAAGATGACCAGCGTGCGCTGCTCAAGGCGCTGACCAATCGCGAAGGCCTGGCCCCGCCCTGAGCGATACCGCCAGACCCACTCAGGCCTGGCGCACCCCGGCCTCCAGCTCGGCCTTGAGGCCGGGGTCGAGCTGAAGCTGGCGGGCCAGTTCGTCGAGGTAGGCGCGCTCCATGAAATGCTGCTCGTCCACCAGCATCAGGCTGGCGATGTACATTTCGGCGGCGATCTCCGGGGTCCGTGCAGCCCGGGCGATCTCCGCGGGGTCCAAGGGTTTGTCCAGCTCGGCATGCAGCCACTGCTGGAACTGGCGGTCGTCGTTGAGCTTGACGAACTCTCCTTCGATCAGCGCTCTTTCACGCTCGTCGACATGCCCGTCGGCCTTGGCCGCGGCCACCAACGCCCGGAGAATGGCCTGGCTGTGCACTTCG
The Pseudomonas sp. DTU_2021_1001937_2_SI_NGA_ILE_001 DNA segment above includes these coding regions:
- a CDS encoding NEL-type E3 ubiquitin ligase domain-containing protein produces the protein MPAALPTAALHRQLIEKYAPHWLRTAPPALHAKLRQAADPAMLTSWLEAARQRQPEVTRQLERQVAEHQAHQARIAPHLERLGTLQAFAEPRLVDGIKARFGLQLNVQATYLLHANHAQTDTSFLGVNKDPIMEANRALRDATRPLLDAALQNFTLDETVPGAMDNGPSLKAEVFDSYQILGPLIRGTALPIAAHEFAALARELDLGGQYQAHIDAIFSADAAEQFQAFDRSAMLVELHIARLQERLDADTYQSLVAWVAGQQGTTSKGLPRVCSVLRLWDVELPGILVFSRDRDHSDTVEPIVVYIPDDPVAPLQAYPSSLAFHHALRERLFSKGYLDFFSRFFPARHRSRLIDRLYSRLYPTVIRGEGAGHQWLDTFADRQARLHLGESRLTGPLFEALYRRKLAAIKDNARFHGVPTAEQDQRSRDERLAWWRDLALNTLNVAAFAVPLLGELMLTVTAAQLGYEVFEGIESWSRGEQGQALSYLVDVLENMALIGAMGHAGASATGLPAVEVPEFIENLRPVQLPDGRTRLWKPDLAPFAHDLVLPAGLEPDANGLIPYQGKRWLILDGQPYAVKPSADGQPHVLEHPRKPGGYEPSLRHNGERAWLHELDQPEQMQGLTLLRRLGYAASEYPEVMARQILRCCDLPESVLRQALVSLHRPPALLADTALRFRLAGEAGGQHEVFQQRYQQLQHSSEPLYQALQEHLPIPLPKAVGEEILAWASEPERASLGRGQGLSPRLSEEARLYAQQVRLTRAYEGLYLQLLSSADSDRLVLHSLSGLPGWSADVRLEVRRGHFRGPLLDSIGAEDAPIRKVLVSSQGGYEPYDAEGLHLDGRDNLFAAVMHALPDAQRQALGLPHVGQGADLQALVRQHPLTRRQARLALGLQAVRPGFRSPMRLADGRIGYPLSGRGAGDWGFTRESLLDKLRLLEFEDLYPEQLYEQLSAQGLSHAQMDTRLNQLLDEQITLRARLNAWAERSAAIPGLAEDAPRLESRTRIAEAIWRHWRLHSLPELARGAAPLELTHFALEDYPADLPAFFNERVTRLVIDNATPYAGSPPGLGHATDSDVLADFLSRFPRSEALTIHQPASANPLFSRFPDLAGLVARQLPNLTELRLSNQGLLLDQACMDSLLSLPRLRNLDLSGNRFSPLQPLDLSRLQLERLVLERTALDRWPAWLSNLLPDQVGELSLAHNRLSSLPEAILNNPPSLSRHSRIDLRGNPLSEASLMHASLGEQRAQASFSFLLDIPPGVQAQLDSLLAERKLLVEAIEGWVGASTSSAPLTAQRIADRQTIGEALLQHWHAAVLGNDLEPLELTAIDLGEFPRRVPTFMARRIRGLRLQQVTTTSAQLDEVLRRLPRLSLLQVEGRLTGLRELPGALAQLPELNTLSLINQELTLDQPAVEFLARLPALEMLELDGNRLGQIDDVSALHGSALRWLSLRNTGLRDWPRWLEDLLPNQLEALILDNNQLTSIPESLLANPRSEHHHCDINLLRNPLPHEVMLRAHVSEAYNRAYSFLMDLPEDIRRISWREPHDSDTEGSDSDSDASGHRHGGAAPDQDSLGFTPWQGEDSALASRRQSVWASLQAQPDGGSLLELVDQLRHTADYRKPGSRTALIDRVWRVLEAAEQDPTLRGVLNATAQEPLTLLTNDDTCPDGLILEFNQMEVMVFTRQALRDAHGEGRGPRLLELVRRLYRLQALDGVARRQAAGRDEAEVRLAYRLHWAKALDLPVPPGNMLYQAHAEIRPGELEAALAEVRTGEQGDAFLDYAADQDFWTGWLRERYAERFQRLEQDYRDSLTALTERFESLNDPAFESAARQLQRQYEDDQRALLKALTNREGLAPP
- a CDS encoding tellurite resistance TerB family protein, with protein sequence MNTRGLLDQLLRSGQQMLQDKVAGKPAGRPSAGGLGGLLSGAGGGALAAGAMSLLKGKKGRGMAGKALTYGGLAALGVIAYKAYNNWQASQGQAERREPQTIDRVTDDQVEVHSQAILRALVAAAKADGHVDERERALIEGEFVKLNDDRQFQQWLHAELDKPLDPAEIARAARTPEIAAEMYIASLMLVDEQHFMERAYLDELARQLQLDPGLKAELEAGVRQA